A section of the Pseudomonas sp. Q1-7 genome encodes:
- the leuD gene encoding 3-isopropylmalate dehydratase small subunit, whose protein sequence is MKAFTQHTGLVAPLDRANVDTDQIIPKQFLKSIKRTGFGPNLFDEWRYLDVGQPNQDNSKRPLNQDFVLNFPRYQGASVLLARENFGCGSSREHAPWALDEYGFRAIIAPSYADIFFNNSFKNGLLPIILKDEEVDELFQQCEATEGYQLTVDLAAQTVTRPDGKQYSFEVDAFRKHCLLNGLDDIGLTLQDADAIKVFEGQYRASSPWLFRDA, encoded by the coding sequence ATGAAAGCCTTTACCCAACACACCGGTCTCGTCGCTCCGCTGGATCGCGCCAACGTCGACACCGACCAGATCATCCCCAAGCAGTTCCTCAAGTCCATCAAACGCACCGGTTTCGGCCCCAACCTGTTCGACGAGTGGCGTTACCTGGATGTCGGTCAGCCGAACCAGGACAACTCCAAGCGTCCGCTGAACCAGGACTTCGTGCTGAACTTCCCGCGCTACCAGGGTGCCAGCGTGTTGCTGGCCCGTGAGAATTTCGGTTGCGGCTCCTCCCGCGAGCACGCTCCCTGGGCCCTGGATGAGTACGGCTTCCGCGCCATCATCGCACCGAGCTATGCCGACATCTTCTTCAACAACAGCTTCAAGAACGGCCTGCTGCCGATCATCCTCAAGGATGAAGAGGTGGATGAACTGTTCCAGCAGTGCGAGGCCACCGAGGGCTACCAGCTGACGGTCGACCTGGCGGCGCAGACCGTTACCCGTCCGGACGGCAAGCAGTACAGTTTCGAGGTGGATGCCTTCCGCAAGCATTGCCTGCTCAACGGTCTCGACGACATCGGCCTGACCCTGCAGGACGCCGATGCGATCAAGGTCTTCGAAGGCCAGTACCGCGCGAGCAGCCCCTGGCTGTTTCGCGACGCTTGA
- a CDS encoding class I SAM-dependent methyltransferase, producing the protein MTDRAHEQVVQRQFGEQASAYLSSAVHAQGAEFALLRAEVSGRDDARVLDLGCGAGHVAFQVAPLVGEVVAYDLSEQMLEVVAITAAQRGLGNLAIQQGAAESLPFADASFDFVFSRYSAHHWSDLGQALREVRRVLKPGGVAAFIDVASPGRPLLDTHLQAMEVLRDTSHVRDYSPAEWLRQVAEAGLSTRSHARQRLRLEFASWVERMRTPEVFREAILALQNAVGHEVREYFEIAADGSFSTDVLVLWAER; encoded by the coding sequence GTGACTGACAGGGCCCATGAGCAGGTGGTACAGCGCCAGTTCGGTGAGCAGGCCAGCGCTTATCTGAGTAGTGCCGTGCATGCCCAGGGCGCCGAGTTCGCCCTGCTGCGGGCCGAAGTGAGCGGGCGCGACGATGCCCGCGTCCTCGATCTCGGTTGTGGCGCGGGCCATGTCGCCTTCCAGGTCGCGCCGCTGGTCGGCGAGGTGGTGGCTTACGACCTGTCCGAGCAGATGCTCGAGGTGGTGGCCATCACCGCGGCCCAGCGTGGCCTCGGCAATCTGGCGATCCAGCAAGGGGCCGCCGAGTCGCTGCCGTTCGCCGATGCCAGTTTCGATTTCGTCTTCAGCCGTTATTCGGCGCACCACTGGAGCGACCTGGGCCAGGCCCTGCGCGAAGTTCGTCGTGTGCTGAAACCGGGCGGTGTCGCCGCCTTCATCGATGTGGCCTCGCCTGGTCGTCCGCTGCTGGACACCCACCTGCAGGCGATGGAGGTGCTGCGCGACACCAGTCATGTGCGCGACTACTCGCCGGCCGAGTGGCTGCGGCAAGTGGCCGAGGCCGGCCTGTCCACCCGCAGTCACGCCCGCCAGCGCCTGCGCCTGGAATTCGCCTCCTGGGTCGAGCGCATGCGCACGCCGGAGGTATTCCGCGAGGCGATCCTGGCCCTGCAGAATGCGGTCGGCCATGAGGTTCGCGAGTATTTCGAGATTGCCGCGGACGGCTCCTTCAGCACCGATGTCCTGGTGCTCTGGGCCGAACGCTAG
- the leuB gene encoding 3-isopropylmalate dehydrogenase: MSKQILILPGDGIGPEIMAEAVKVLELANDKFQLGFELTEDVIGGAAIDKHGVPLADETLERARKADAVLLGAVGGPKWDKIERDIRPERGLLKIRSQLGLFANLRPAILYPQLAEASSLKPEVVAGLDILIVRELTGGIYFGQPREQRVLENGERQAYDTLPYSESEIRRIARVGFDMARVRNKKLCSVDKANVLASSQLWREVVEEVAKDYPDVELSHMYVDNAAMQLVRAPKQFDVMVTDNMFGDILSDEASMLTGSIGMLPSASLDSQNKGMYEPCHGSAPDIAGQGIANPLATILSVSMMLRYSFNQTAAADAIEKAVSLVLDQGLRTGDIHSAGATKVGTREMGDAVVAALRNL; the protein is encoded by the coding sequence ATGAGCAAGCAGATTCTGATTCTCCCCGGTGACGGCATCGGCCCGGAGATCATGGCCGAAGCGGTCAAGGTGCTGGAGCTGGCCAACGATAAGTTCCAGCTCGGCTTCGAGCTGACCGAGGACGTCATCGGCGGTGCCGCCATCGACAAGCACGGTGTGCCCCTGGCCGACGAGACCCTGGAGCGTGCGCGCAAGGCCGATGCCGTGCTGCTGGGCGCCGTGGGTGGCCCGAAGTGGGACAAGATCGAACGTGACATCCGTCCGGAGCGCGGTCTGCTGAAGATCCGTTCGCAGCTGGGCCTGTTCGCCAACCTGCGACCGGCCATCCTCTACCCGCAACTGGCCGAGGCGTCCAGCCTCAAGCCGGAAGTGGTTGCCGGCCTGGATATCCTCATCGTCCGCGAGCTGACCGGCGGCATCTACTTCGGCCAGCCCCGCGAGCAGCGCGTGCTGGAGAACGGCGAGCGCCAGGCTTACGACACCCTGCCGTACAGCGAGAGCGAGATCCGCCGCATCGCCCGTGTCGGCTTCGACATGGCCCGCGTGCGCAACAAGAAGCTCTGCTCGGTGGACAAGGCCAACGTCCTCGCCTCCAGCCAGCTGTGGCGCGAAGTGGTGGAAGAGGTGGCCAAGGACTACCCGGACGTGGAACTCAGCCACATGTACGTCGACAACGCCGCGATGCAACTGGTGCGCGCACCCAAGCAGTTCGACGTGATGGTCACCGACAACATGTTCGGTGACATCCTGTCGGATGAGGCTTCCATGCTCACCGGCTCCATCGGCATGCTGCCTTCTGCCTCGCTGGATTCGCAGAACAAGGGCATGTACGAACCTTGCCACGGCTCCGCACCGGACATCGCCGGCCAGGGCATCGCCAACCCGTTGGCGACCATACTTTCGGTATCGATGATGCTCCGCTACAGCTTCAACCAGACCGCTGCCGCCGACGCCATCGAGAAAGCCGTCAGCCTGGTCCTGGACCAGGGGCTGCGGACCGGTGATATCCATTCCGCCGGCGCGACCAAGGTCGGTACCCGCGAAATGGGCGATGCGGTGGTCGCGGCCCTGCGGAATCTGTAA
- the asd gene encoding aspartate-semialdehyde dehydrogenase — translation MKRVGLIGWRGMVGSVLMQRMLEERDFDLIEPVFFTTSNVGGQGPAVGKDIAPLKDAYSIDELKSLDVILTCQGGDYTNEVFPKLREAGWQGYWIDAASSLRMQDDAVIVLDPVNRKVIDQQLDAGTKNYIGGNCTVSLMLMALGGLFEAGLVEWMSAMTYQAASGAGAQNMRELIKQMGATHAAVADDLANPASAILDIDRKVAEAMRGEDFPTENFGVPLAGSLIPWIDKELPNGQSREEWKGQAETNKILGRFKSPIPVDGICVRIGAMRCHSQALTIKLNKDVPIADIEGMISQHNPWVKLVPNQREISMRELTPTAVTGTLTVPVGRLRKLNMGSQYLGAFTVGDQLLWGAAEPLRRMLRILLER, via the coding sequence ATGAAGCGTGTAGGTCTGATCGGTTGGCGCGGCATGGTGGGTTCCGTGCTCATGCAGCGAATGCTGGAAGAGCGGGATTTCGACCTGATCGAGCCGGTGTTCTTCACCACTTCCAATGTCGGTGGCCAGGGCCCCGCGGTCGGCAAGGACATTGCCCCGCTGAAGGATGCCTACAGCATCGACGAGCTGAAGAGCCTCGATGTGATTCTGACCTGCCAGGGTGGCGACTACACCAACGAAGTGTTCCCCAAGCTGCGCGAGGCCGGTTGGCAGGGTTACTGGATCGACGCCGCTTCCAGCCTGCGGATGCAGGACGATGCGGTGATCGTCCTCGATCCGGTGAACCGCAAGGTCATCGACCAGCAACTGGACGCCGGCACCAAGAACTACATCGGCGGCAACTGCACCGTCAGCCTGATGCTGATGGCCCTGGGCGGCCTGTTCGAAGCCGGTCTGGTGGAGTGGATGAGCGCCATGACCTACCAGGCGGCGTCCGGTGCCGGCGCGCAGAACATGCGCGAGCTGATCAAGCAGATGGGGGCGACCCACGCTGCCGTCGCTGACGACCTGGCCAATCCGGCCAGCGCCATCCTCGACATCGACCGCAAGGTGGCCGAAGCCATGCGCGGAGAAGACTTCCCCACCGAGAACTTCGGCGTACCCCTGGCTGGCAGCCTGATCCCCTGGATCGACAAGGAATTGCCCAATGGCCAGAGCCGCGAAGAGTGGAAGGGCCAGGCGGAGACCAACAAGATCCTTGGTCGCTTCAAGAGCCCGATCCCGGTGGACGGCATCTGCGTGCGCATCGGCGCCATGCGCTGCCACAGCCAGGCGCTGACCATCAAGCTGAACAAGGACGTGCCGATCGCCGATATCGAAGGCATGATCAGCCAGCACAACCCCTGGGTGAAGCTGGTGCCGAACCAGCGCGAAATCAGCATGCGCGAGCTGACCCCGACTGCCGTGACCGGCACCCTGACCGTACCGGTCGGCCGTCTGCGCAAGCTCAACATGGGCTCGCAGTACCTGGGCGCCTTCACCGTCGGCGACCAGCTCCTGTGGGGCGCCGCCGAGCCGCTGCGCCGCATGCTGCGCATCCTGCTGGAGCGTTGA
- a CDS encoding aspartate-semialdehyde dehydrogenase — MSQSLDIAVIGATGTVGETLVQLLEEREFPVGNLHLLASGESAGASVPFRGRNLRVRDVADFDFSQARLAFFAAGEAVTRSFASRATAAGCSLIDLSGALDPLDAPGLVPEANPQLLDGLSVPYRLTSPSASAVALACVLAPLGDLLRPQRLGVMASLAVSSRGREGVTELARQTAELLNARPLEPRFFDRQIAFNILAQAGTPDAEGHIALERRLAGEVRQLLGEPDLRVSATCALAPVFFGDSLAVTVVAGQPVDLAAVRERLARAPGVEFVEEEGDYPTAVGDAVGQDSVYVGRVRGGLDDPCELNLWIASDNARKGAALNAVQSAELLIKHYLSKILT; from the coding sequence ATGAGTCAGTCCCTCGACATCGCCGTGATCGGCGCCACCGGCACCGTTGGCGAAACCCTTGTCCAGCTCCTTGAGGAGCGGGAATTCCCGGTCGGCAACCTTCACCTGCTTGCCAGTGGCGAATCCGCGGGGGCCTCGGTGCCCTTCAGGGGGCGCAACCTGCGGGTACGCGATGTTGCCGATTTCGATTTCTCCCAGGCACGCCTGGCCTTTTTCGCGGCGGGCGAGGCGGTCACCCGCAGCTTCGCGTCCCGTGCCACCGCCGCCGGCTGCTCGTTGATCGACCTGTCCGGCGCGCTGGATCCCCTGGATGCGCCCGGCCTGGTACCTGAAGCCAATCCGCAACTGCTCGATGGGTTGTCTGTGCCCTATCGCCTGACCAGCCCCAGCGCGTCCGCCGTGGCCTTGGCCTGCGTATTGGCGCCGCTCGGCGATCTGCTCAGACCGCAGCGTCTCGGCGTGATGGCCAGCCTTGCGGTTTCCAGTCGAGGTCGCGAGGGTGTCACCGAGCTGGCCCGCCAGACGGCGGAGCTGCTCAACGCCCGTCCGCTGGAGCCGCGCTTCTTCGATCGCCAGATCGCCTTCAATATCCTGGCCCAGGCCGGCACGCCGGATGCCGAGGGGCACATCGCCCTGGAACGTCGGCTGGCGGGCGAAGTCAGGCAGTTGCTCGGTGAGCCCGATCTGCGTGTCTCTGCCACCTGCGCCCTGGCGCCGGTGTTCTTCGGCGACAGCCTGGCGGTTACCGTGGTGGCCGGGCAGCCAGTGGACCTGGCTGCGGTGCGTGAGCGCCTGGCGCGGGCGCCGGGCGTCGAGTTCGTGGAGGAAGAGGGCGATTATCCGACCGCTGTCGGCGACGCCGTAGGGCAGGATTCGGTATATGTAGGCCGGGTTCGCGGCGGGCTGGACGACCCTTGTGAACTCAATTTGTGGATTGCTTCAGATAATGCAAGAAAAGGCGCCGCGCTCAATGCTGTGCAGTCGGCCGAGTTGTTGATAAAACACTATCTGTCAAAGATACTTACCTGA